The following nucleotide sequence is from Cryptosporangium aurantiacum.
ACGCGGTTTCGGGCATTCTGATCGACCGCATCGCCGAGAGCGCGCGCCAGTCTCTCGCCGTCGTAGTGGATCACGACGCGCTCACCCGGGTCGGTGGTGACCGGTCGGGGCGGGTCGAGTTCGCGGTCGCGCTCGGTTACATGCGCACCGTCGATGTCGTCTTCCGTCCATTCGTGTTCGCCGTGCGTGCCGTCGTTCTCGCAGTCGCGAGTCCGGGCCTTCGGCTGGTCGGCGAGAGGAGCCAGGTACCCGCGGTCGGCGAGCGTTTCGAGAACCGCCTCGGTGATATCCCGCGCCGTCGACGCCAGCACCGGCGCCTGATACGGGTTACCGGTCGCCACCGCCCGGGTCGCGTCGTACACGGCGCGCGCCCGGTCGCCCTCCGGGCCGGACGGGAAACCCGGCTCGGGTCGGCGCCGAGGCCGCTCATTGCATGACGGCCCGAGGTGGTGGGCAAAACACCATTGGACACGCTCGACCTCACCAGTCACAGGCTCGCCGGATCGCCTGCGCACCGGCTGCTCCGGTGTGGACCATCGATCCGGGTAGACGGAAGGGGCTGGCTGGTGGCACTGGAGTTCGAGCGAGCGCCGGCAGGGTCGGAATGCACCCGGGAGAAGGTCCTCTATCCGAAGAACTACAGCGACCACCAGCCCGCGAAGTACCGCTTGAAGGTCGGCACGGGCTCGTCGTCGAACGTCATCCGGTGCGTGGCCTGCTCCTATCCGGCGGAGCGGGAAGCGATGCAGACCGTCGACCGGCTGGATGACGGTCACGAACTCGTGCAGCTCGCCGCCGAGATGGAACGACTGCGCCGATCGCCCGGTCAGCGCCTCTGGCCCTGGGCGCTGCTGGCGGTCGGTGGCGGCGGCGCGCTGCTTCTCACCTGGTGGCTCGTCGCCGGCGTCGTCGGCCTGGTGGCGCTCCTCGCGTTCGCGTTTTTCGTGCCGGTCCCCTGCCGCTCGACGGTCGAGGACGATCCGGAGCCGTGCAAGGAGTGGGCCAGGGGCTTCTTGCGCGCCTGCCCGGATCGCCGGCACGCGCGACGCCAGCGCGAGCTGCTGCGCGAAGCGTGGCGCGGTCAGGACCGGCCGCGGTTGATCTGGGAGGACCGGATGACGCGCGGAGCGATCGTCGGCGCCTGGGCCTCACTCGCGCTCATCGCGTTCGCGTCCGGCTGCTACCTGTCCACCGTCCTGTTCTGAGAGCGACCGCCGCCGGCGGATGCAACCCTGGGCCACGATCGCTCCGTCGTACGGGTATCTCTCGCCCGACAGGAGTCCGGCCTTGCGTAAAGCAGACGAAGAACGGTTCACGGCCTTCGTCGAGGAGCGGATGGACCGCTGGCGACGCAGCGCGTTTCTGCTGTGCCGCGACTGGCACACCGCCGACGATCTGGTCTCGACGACCGTCACGAAGCTGTTCCAGCACTGGCGGAAGGTGTGCGCCGCGGATAACCCGGACGCATACGCGCAGCGCATCCTGGCGCGATCGTGGTTGGACGAACGTCGTCGTCCGTGGCGCCGGGAGCACGCGAGCGACGAGTTGCCCGACCGTGGGCTCTCACCCGACGACCGCGTCGAGGACCACGCCTCGCTCGAGGCGCTCCTCGACGCGGTCGGCCCGCGGCAGCGGGCGGTGCTGGTCCTGCGGTACTACCTCGACTTCAGCATCGAGGAGACCGCGGAGATCCTCCGGATCGCGCCCGGCACCGTGAAGAGCCAAGCAGCTCGCGGGCTGGCTTCCCTCCGCGTGCTGTCCCACCCCCCAGCGCCCGTGACCGGGCGCACCTTCCACCCAGGGAGAAAACCATGACCCAGCAGATGTTCGACGACCTGATCGGTGAGCCGCCGCCCTCGACCGTCGACGTCGATCGGATCGTCCGGCGCGTCCGCCGTGTCCGCATGATGCAGCGATCGGCGCTCGCCTTCATCGTCGTCGCACTGGTGGCCACCGGCGCCAGCTACTTCCAGACCGGGACGCAGTCGGCGGCGCCACCGGTCGCGGCGGACACCCGGTTCCGGCTGGTCGTCGACACCGAGAAGGCGGCCGAGGCCAGCGGCGCCCGCCTGAGCGAGGCGTACGACGAGGCGCTGCAGAAGGCGGCGCCGGGCTTCCGCTGGCGCGAGGGCCACCCGCCGGTGATCTCGGACCGGGAGGCGAAAGACCTGTTCACGGTGACCGGATCGATCGACTATCAGGGCCGCTCCGGCCTGCTGCTGTTGCGGGTGGAGGGGCCGTACGACCCCGGTCCGTGCAAGGCCAGCCCGGCACAATGCGCGGAGGTCCGGGATGCCGTCGAGAACGACGCGGTCAGGTCCCTCACGTGCACGAAGGACGGCGACTGTGTCTCACGGAAGGGGCCGCAGGGCCAGGCGATGACGGTTCGGCACTGGCGCTTCTCGGCGGAGGCCGACTACACCGAGGTGCGGATCGCGCTACCGGAGAAGCGGGTTCTGATCCTGGAGGCCCACAACCAGGTGCTGACGAAGGACCAGCTGATCGACGTCGTCTCGGACCTCGCCGAGCAGATCAAGTAGGTCACTGCCCGTACGGCGGCGGCCCGGTACAGCCGGGCCGCCGCCCACGCACGCCCCGCTCGCCAGCCGTGGGGGGTGGCATCACTCGTCCAGCACGTCCAGGCCGGAGTCCGTCCCGGTGAACTCCGGGGGCCGGCCGAGCGCCGCTCGGCCCCAGCGGCCGTACCCGACGCTGATCAGCCCTGCCGTGATCGCCGTGCCGGCGGCCGCCAGCGCGAGGAACAGGGTTCCCCCGATGATGAACATCGGCACCAACACGATCGGTCCGAGTGTCATCGCTCCCCTCCCTCCCACAGCCGCCACGCGCGGATGCGCCACGAAGTGGCCTTATTCTCACCGGAATAAGGCGACTTCGTGGCTTACCTGCGCAGACAAACCAACGTGCGGTGCCGGTCATTAGGCTGGAACCGTGCCGCAACAACGGAAACGGGCCACGATCCGTCACGTGGCCGAGGCGACCGGGCTCTCCACCGCCGCGGTCTCCTACGCGTTGCGTGGCCTGCAGACCTCCGAGGAGACCCAGCGCCGGGTCCGGGAGGCCGCCGCCGAACTCGGATACGAGGCCGACCCGATCGCTCGCGCGCTGGCCAGCGGCCGCACCGGCACGGTCGGGCTGCTCTGTGGCTCGCTGGAGGACCTCTGGCAGCAGTCTCTCGCGGTGGCGATGGGACGGGAGCTGCTCGGCCAGGACCGGTACGCACTGATCCTGGACGCCGCCGGCGACCCGGCGCGCGAGGCGATCCTTGCCAGGCAGCTGCGTGACCAGCGGGTGGACGCGCTGGTCGTACAGCCGATCGACCCGTCGGCGCCGGACTGGGCCGAGCTCGCCGGTGCGCTGCCGATCGTGTCGATCGGCGATCCGCTGAACGGCGTCCGGGGCGGGGAGGTGCTGTTCGACAACCGCACCGGCGTGACGCTCGCGCTGGAGCACCTCACCGGCATGGGCCACCGGCGGATCGCGGTGCTCACGCCGAACCGTCCGAGCACGCCCGACCGGCCCGCGGAGCTGCACGTCGGGATCGAGGCCGCGCGGCTCGGGATCGACGTCCGGCTGGTCACGTCGCCACACGCGCTGGGCGGCGCGACCGCGGTAGCCACCGAGGTCCTCGCGGAGGACAACCCGCCGACCGCCGTGTTCTGCTTCGCCGACTCGATCGCCTACGGCGTGTACGCGGCCGCGCGGGCGCTGGGCCTGACGATCCCGGCGGACGTCTCGGTCGTCGGTTACGACTCGCACCCGATGTCCGCGCTGCTCGAACCGGCGCTCACCACCGTGGATTGGGATCTCGACGGCATCGTCCGGCAGGCCACGGCGCTGGCCGTCGCCCAGATCGAGAATCGGTCGCACCGCCGTCGTTTTGTCCGCGCGCCGCGCCTGTGGGTCCGCGACTCCACCGCACCGCCCCGCCAGCCGCGGTAGCCCTACACGTTCACGAAGTGTGCACCACTTCGAGATAGCGGCGGGTCACGGTGAACGAGGTTCCGGGCAACGCCGCACCGACCGCGGTGTGCGCCCAGGTTTCGAGCGTTTGCTGGTCCGTCAACGCGTCCACCACCGCAACCAGCTCCTCCCTGGACGGCACGGCAGGGAGGACGCAATCGAGCACGGAATCACCGCTGGCTCCGCCGTCGTCCTCGAGGTCGTTGTCCCATCGCGAGATGCTGACCGTCCACCGATCCCGCTCGGTCCCGGACTTCGGTGCGTCAATCGTCAAGAAGAGGGTGCGCCCCTCCCCCACCGGCTCGACGAAGATCGAGAAATCCACCTCGTCGAACTGCAGATTCTCATTCGTGCTGGAATGCGCGACGTCGAAGAGCATGCGCAGATGGTCGACAGCCTCCGCCAAATCCTCCGCGCTCAGCCCTTTTTCCCACCTGTCGAAGCCTTTGCGAGTCCGGTTACTCAGAGCAGGCATGCCACCGGCATGCGGAACGAACGGGTAGTCGTCGTCCCACCGGCGGATGGGCCCCGTGTAGTCCGGAGCGGGTGCGCCTTCGTACTCCGCCAACTCCACGAGCAGTGCGCCGTGTTCGGCCACGAGTTCGTCCTGAACGGCGGTCCGGACCGGTGCGGGCATCGTCCTCAGTGCCTCGTCGAGGTCGGTGAGCGCTCCGTGCAGATGCAGCTTCACGAACTCGTACCACAGGCTGTGCGACCCGACCAGAAGCGTGTCGCGGTACTGGCTGTCGACAAGAGCGCGCAGGTGATCCCGCGGATAACTGTCGAACCTGCGCTCGCGCTCATCCCGGACGCCGAGCGGGATGGTCGCAGTAGCGGAGATGCGATTCAACGCGTCGACGAGCGGAGCTGCGGTGCTCTCTTCGTCGACGCTGGTGACGGTGACCGACGAGACACCTTCCGGCCCGACGGAGGAGGCGAGGATCTGTACCTTTCCCCGAGTTCGATGCCACGAGTAAATAGTCATCCGAGCCCAATCCACTGAAAGTCTCGAAGGCGGTGGCGAGGGTGCTTTCCGACGCTCCGTGCCTGACGGGTATCGCGGCGATGGCTCAGGTCCGATCCCGAATCACCAACCGGCGGGTGGAACCGTACCATCGCGGTCAACCGGGAGAGGGGGAGGCGTGGGGGACGGAACCGGGGACAGGGCGCGGACCCCGACTGAGCGGCTCCTGGCGCTCTTCGACCAGCACCGGCTCTCCCCCACCCAGCGCCGGATCGCCCAGCACCTGCTCGACCACCTGCCCGAGGCCGCGTTCCTCTCCAGCGTCGACCTGGCCGCCGAGGTGGGGGTCAGCCAGCCGTCGGTGACCCGGTTCGCGGCCGCGCTCGGCTTCTCCGGCTACCCCGACCTGCAGCGGGCGCTCCGGCCGATCGCGATGAGCGCGGTCGCCGACCGCCCGGATCCGGAGACCGTCAGGCGGAACGAACTGCAGGCGGCCGTGGACGGCGAGATCCGCAACCTCGAAGCGCTCCGGCAGACCCTGGAGGACCCGTCCCGGATCGGGACGCTCGGTCGCGAGCTCGCCGCCTCGACGCCGCTCACCGTGCTCGGCGCGCGGATCTCCGCACCGCTCGCCGACTACTTCGGTTACGCCGCCAAGCGGATCCACCCGGACGTCCGGGTGGTCACCTCCGGCGGGAGTGCGGCCTACGACGCGCTGCTCCAGTCCCGCGAGGCGGGCGGCGCCTGGGTGCTCGCGTTCGCGCTCCCCCGCTACGCGGCCGAGACGATCGTGGCACTCCGGTACGCGCGGCAGCTCGGGCTGCGGACGGCGGTGGTGACCGATGCGCCGATCGCCCCGTTCGCCGATGACGTTGACGTCCTGCTCGCGGCCGGCGTCGGCACCCGCCTCGTGTTCGACTCGTACGCGGGTCCGGTGACCCTCGCCTCGGTGGTGCTTCAAGCCATGGCGGACGCCGAGCCGGCGCGCACCCAGGCACGGCTCGAAGCGTACGAGGGCCTGGCCGAAGACGTCGGCTTCTTCACCGACCGGTAGCCTCGAAACCCGAGCGTATTGATGGGTTGGGTGGGTCACGATTCGACGTCAAAGATGCGCGCACGGCGTGTCTGCGCAGAGGATAGGGCCCGTGAGTCGTCTCGACGCCGGTCGTCCGGATGCGCGGGCCGCTGTGCGCGCCCGGTCCGGCCGGGCACGTGCACCCGGCCGGACGTCACACACCGATACCGGAACCTCACCCTTCGAATCGAGCGAGCGCCGGCAGCAGCGCCGCGGCGTCCTCGACGTCCTGGTCGAGCGGGCGGTCGTCGAGCCGATCCGGCAGCCGCTCCGCCACGTACCGGTAGGCGTCGGCGAGTGGGCCGTCGACCGGGGCCGCGCCACGCATCCGCAGCGCCCGGACGGCGGCGACCAGTTCGGTGGCGAGCACGACCCGGTAGCTGGCGACCGCGTCGAGCGAGTTGCGGGCAGCCTGCGACGAGAACGGCGCGTGCTCCTCGACGCCGCGGGAGACCACCGCCGTGGCCAGCGACGTCGGCGTCGCGTTGAGCCGCAGCGCACCGAGTGCCGAGTGCGCCACGTACTCCAGGATCATCAGCCCGGACGACCCGGGCGGACCGGCCGCGAGAAACGGCGTCAAGCCGGTGAAGGCTGGTTCGAGCAGCAGGCTCAGCCGGGCGACCGACAGCGCCGCGGTCTGGTAGAGCGCGTTGCGCATCGCGTCCAGGGCCAGGCCGAGGTACGCGGTGTGGAAGTTCGCGTTGTGCAGCACGCGGTTGCCGACCGGGTCGACCAGCGGGTTCTCGGCCGGCGCGTTCAGCTCGATGCCCAGCGTGCGCTCCAGCGCGACGACGGCGTCCAAAGCCGGGCCGTGCACCTGGGGAACCGCCCGATAGCTGTACGGATCCTGGATCCGGGCCGGCTTGACGGCCTGGCCGGCGAGC
It contains:
- a CDS encoding SigE family RNA polymerase sigma factor, which produces MRKADEERFTAFVEERMDRWRRSAFLLCRDWHTADDLVSTTVTKLFQHWRKVCAADNPDAYAQRILARSWLDERRRPWRREHASDELPDRGLSPDDRVEDHASLEALLDAVGPRQRAVLVLRYYLDFSIEETAEILRIAPGTVKSQAARGLASLRVLSHPPAPVTGRTFHPGRKP
- a CDS encoding LacI family DNA-binding transcriptional regulator, which gives rise to MAEATGLSTAAVSYALRGLQTSEETQRRVREAAAELGYEADPIARALASGRTGTVGLLCGSLEDLWQQSLAVAMGRELLGQDRYALILDAAGDPAREAILARQLRDQRVDALVVQPIDPSAPDWAELAGALPIVSIGDPLNGVRGGEVLFDNRTGVTLALEHLTGMGHRRIAVLTPNRPSTPDRPAELHVGIEAARLGIDVRLVTSPHALGGATAVATEVLAEDNPPTAVFCFADSIAYGVYAAARALGLTIPADVSVVGYDSHPMSALLEPALTTVDWDLDGIVRQATALAVAQIENRSHRRRFVRAPRLWVRDSTAPPRQPR
- a CDS encoding MurR/RpiR family transcriptional regulator, with the translated sequence MGDGTGDRARTPTERLLALFDQHRLSPTQRRIAQHLLDHLPEAAFLSSVDLAAEVGVSQPSVTRFAAALGFSGYPDLQRALRPIAMSAVADRPDPETVRRNELQAAVDGEIRNLEALRQTLEDPSRIGTLGRELAASTPLTVLGARISAPLADYFGYAAKRIHPDVRVVTSGGSAAYDALLQSREAGGAWVLAFALPRYAAETIVALRYARQLGLRTAVVTDAPIAPFADDVDVLLAAGVGTRLVFDSYAGPVTLASVVLQAMADAEPARTQARLEAYEGLAEDVGFFTDR